Proteins from one Haliaeetus albicilla chromosome 4, bHalAlb1.1, whole genome shotgun sequence genomic window:
- the LOC138684999 gene encoding maestro heat-like repeat-containing protein family member 6, with translation MDADGEVVGMSLSVLSKVLWATGIPTASPITLQLADRLRPLFDSDTNHVQLLSMHLFRDVMEFVVEKGKKPLKQHVHRSLIPLLCHLHDENQRVAEASRETLLQAIKFLKNRKLQQLLEREQTWVVGKCLLAEYSSRVDEYLQQCLLYLQSPQASMRAAAIMFLGLAGRHVAHQQVKLQVIYGALRSTTKDVSDSVSSLAIQTLFLLRAAERNPPSRFRLPVLQERFRRAWRRRPSLRDVGFLCCWSSVQS, from the exons ATGGATGCAGACGGGGAGGTGGTTGGGATGTCCCTCTCTGTGCTCAGCAAGGTGCTCTGGGCCACAGGCATCCCAACTGCCAGCCCCATCACTCTGCAGCTGGCTGATAGGCTCCGGCCACTCTTTGACAGC GACACCAACCATGTGCAACTGCTCTCCATGCACCTCTTCCGAGATGTGATGGAGTTTGtagtggaaaagggaaaaaagccgCTGAAGCAGCACGTGCACCGGAGCCTGATCCCACTGCTTTGCCACTTGCATGATGAGAACCAGCGCGTGGCAGAG gccTCTCGGGAAACCCTGCTTCAAGCTATCAAGTTCCTGAAGAACAGgaagctccagcagctgctggagagggAGCAGACATGGGTGGTTGGCAAGTGCCTG CTGGCAGAGTACAGCAGCAGAGTGGACGAGTAcctgcagcagtgcctgctgtACCTGCAGAGCCCACAGGCATCCATGCGAGCGGCGGCCATCATGTTCCTTG GGCTTGCCGGGCGGCACGTGGCGCATCAGCAGGTGAAGCTCCAGGTCATCTACGGGG CCCTTCGAAGCACGACAAAAGACGTCAGCGACTCCGTCTCAAGCCTGGCAATTCAAACCCTATTCCTGCTAAGAGCCGCAGAGAGAAATCCCCCCTCCAGATTCAGGCTGCCGGTGCTGCAAGAGCGATTCCGCAGGGCGTGGAGGAGGCGGCCTTCTCTCCGGGACGTTGGcttcctgtgctgctggagctcTGTGCAGAGCTGA